In bacterium, the DNA window GATATGGAGATAAGATAATAGAAATAGATTGAAATTTATAGAAATAGGTAGAAATTGATTGTGGAAAACAACAAATTTCTATAAATTTCTATTAGTTTCTACTAATTTCAATTTTTTTAATAATATCTCCATAATCCCCGTATCTCCTTTTCTTACACTATTTCAACCTTTATGTTAGATTAAGACACCACCAAATTTTCAGCCATCAGCCTTGAACCTAATTACGGACACGGATTATGAATTTTCAGTGTTTCATCCGTGTCTATCTGTGGCTGAATAATTACAATTAGTGGAACAAAGAATGGATTTAATCGCTTACCGAAATAAAGAAATTGAAAAAAAAAGAACTGATGATTTAATGGCACTCATTCCAGGTGATTCCAGAAAGACTGCTCTGGATATTGGGGCATGGGATGGTTGGTTTTCCCTGTTGCTTGCTGAGAGATTCGAGCGAGTAACCGCACTTGATTTAGAAAAACCGTCTATTGCTCATCCAAAAATTCAATGTGTTAAAGGAGATGCGACTAATTTAGCTTTTGATAACGATGAATTTGATTTGGTATTTTGTGCAGAAGTTCTTGAACATATTCCATCTAATCATCTGCAAAAAGTTTGTTCCGAGTTAGAACGTGTTACGAAGAAATATATTCTTATTGGCGTTCCTTTCAAGCAAGATATCAGAGTAGGTCGAACAAAATGCCACACCTGTGGAAAAAGGAATCCTTCATATGGACATATTAATAGTTTTGATGAGCACAGATTAAAAAAATTGTTTCCTTTATGCGAGGTAAAGAAGATATCGTTTGTAGGACTAAACAATAAATGCACTAACTTATTGTCAATGTTGCTTCTGGACCTGGCAGGAAACCCATATGGCTCTTATCAAGATGATGAATGGTGTCTTCATTGTGGAGCCAGGCTAAAAAGGCCACTCCAAAGAAATATTTTGCAGAAAGTTTTAACAAGAATGGCAGTTTATATCCAAAATATACAACAATATTTCCACCGCCCACAGCCGAATTGGATTCATATCCTTTTTGAGAAGCGGAAGGTATAACAACCACATCAACACGTAAGTGTTTAGCGTGTTCTGAATGACGCTAATTTAAGGCGTAACTCTTTGGTAAATAATAGGATACCGCTGTAAAATATTCCACGAAGAGATTAATGCAAATATCAAAATGTCGTAAGCGTTCAGGTGGTGTAACAAAAGGAGATATGGAGATTAAGGGGATAAGGGGATATTATTTAAAAAATTGAAATTAGTAGAAACTGATAGAAATTTATGGAAACTTGTTGTTTTCCACCATCAATTTCTACCTATTTCTATAAATTTCAATCTATTTCTATTATCTTATCTCCATATCTCCCTTATCTCCTTATCCCCTTTCTTACACTTTTGATATATAGCCTGAACGGTTACAAAATGTCCAAAGCAAAATTACAAAGCAAAATGCAAAAATACTTGTAAGGGAACAAAAAAATCAAATATTAAAAATCAAAAATAAGAATAAAAGAATTCCTTAATTTTGATATTTGCTCTTTGATTTTTGATATGATATTTGATATGTCATTTTGCATTTTAATATTTAATTTTTAATTTTGTATTACAAAACTTATTGTATTTCAAATAGTTTTGTAATAACTCAATATTTTCCCTTCATGTTTTCTGACCACGCTAAACAGATACATCAACACAGTAGTCTGACCTAAATTTTCTGACTTACTGCTTTAAATCCATATTTGCTTGCTTCTATTGTTTTTTCAATATCTTGCGTTGTATGAGCAATAGAGACAAAACCTGCCTCAAACTGAGAGGGGGCTAAATAAATTCCTTGATTTAACATCTCTTTGAAAAATGTGGCATAAGCAATAATATCTGCTTTCTTAGCCGATTGGTAATCAACGACCTCCTCATCAGTGAAAAAGATACAAAATAAAGAGGCAATTTTAGTCACAAATGGTTTTATTCCACAATCTTTTGCCACATCTTGTAGCCCCTGGATTAACAGTGTTGTTTTTTTATCCAATTCTTCATAGATATCAGGAAGTATTTTAAGTGTTTGGATGCCGGC includes these proteins:
- a CDS encoding class I SAM-dependent methyltransferase, yielding MEQRMDLIAYRNKEIEKKRTDDLMALIPGDSRKTALDIGAWDGWFSLLLAERFERVTALDLEKPSIAHPKIQCVKGDATNLAFDNDEFDLVFCAEVLEHIPSNHLQKVCSELERVTKKYILIGVPFKQDIRVGRTKCHTCGKRNPSYGHINSFDEHRLKKLFPLCEVKKISFVGLNNKCTNLLSMLLLDLAGNPYGSYQDDEWCLHCGARLKRPLQRNILQKVLTRMAVYIQNIQQYFHRPQPNWIHILFEKRKV